The following coding sequences lie in one Candidatus Diapherotrites archaeon genomic window:
- a CDS encoding AbrB/MazE/SpoVT family DNA-binding domain-containing protein: MLNGIRTSTITLKGQIVIPSELRASEGFHSGQKVALLAFKDHLEVRPLKGVLSKLDFEEEIKKNRAILRKFVEKHNLKGLKIKELTAKEKDELARSLV, translated from the coding sequence ATGTTGAATGGAATTAGAACATCAACAATTACTTTGAAAGGGCAAATAGTAATCCCAAGCGAATTAAGGGCTAGTGAAGGCTTTCACAGCGGCCAAAAAGTTGCTTTGCTTGCATTTAAGGACCATTTGGAAGTCAGGCCTTTAAAGGGTGTCTTAAGCAAACTCGATTTTGAAGAAGAAATAAAAAAGAATAGAGCAATACTCAGAAAATTTGTAGAAAAGCATAATCTCAAAGGTTTGAAAATCAAAGAACTTACTGCAAAAGAAAAGGATGAATTAGCTAGAAGCCTTGTATAA
- a CDS encoding M50 family metallopeptidase, which produces MDWFYVLIIFILVSVIVTYLFKRFLGAQTYYFASLIKTKKANKYFDKFSRHERTINFLSELGLVLGFGAIAVDYLHGKGESTARRLLLFLFSTLALYVFFELLLGWAFTSSPFMKPFSQIFGFLNLFSLVFGLAGFAGFVLITLIFSSAEIIVKTFFWKVQACPGVAPLIPGVDIPNVPIKVPIHVWLVLFIILVVHEGFHGITARKEKIKINSSGLLLLGFLPIGAFVEPDEIQLKKAYKKSALKIFAAGPLANLASIPVFLLIGSIIALVFFAPFSGWAEGIHDQAVLGVKISGVDKNTGFCGDLYPSPAYGVLEKEMTIKEVNGKKILAMNDLTKALLDNNKSYTFVLETEKGETIEKTLTKNKMGKFGFTSEEIPNPAFTEPLSFTVYSTLLQFFSEFFYWLVIVSLLVAIVNFLPVEPFDGGKIAKIIYSSYMPASIKEAEREKIIEKFFIFIVLILIILNAIPLFM; this is translated from the coding sequence ATGGACTGGTTTTATGTTCTCATAATTTTTATTCTGGTTTCAGTTATTGTAACCTATCTTTTCAAGAGGTTCCTGGGCGCTCAAACCTATTACTTTGCCTCTCTCATAAAAACAAAAAAGGCAAACAAGTACTTTGACAAATTCTCAAGGCATGAAAGGACAATCAATTTCCTGTCAGAATTAGGGCTTGTGTTAGGCTTTGGGGCAATTGCAGTTGATTACCTTCACGGCAAAGGCGAGAGCACTGCAAGAAGGCTTCTCTTATTCCTTTTTTCTACTCTTGCCCTTTACGTTTTCTTTGAGTTGCTCTTGGGCTGGGCTTTCACTTCAAGCCCTTTCATGAAGCCTTTCTCCCAGATCTTTGGTTTCCTTAACTTGTTCAGCCTTGTTTTCGGCCTTGCAGGATTTGCAGGATTTGTTTTAATCACCTTGATTTTCAGTTCAGCAGAAATTATTGTTAAAACCTTTTTCTGGAAGGTGCAGGCCTGCCCTGGTGTTGCCCCTCTCATTCCTGGCGTGGACATTCCTAATGTCCCAATTAAAGTTCCAATTCATGTCTGGCTTGTACTGTTCATTATTCTTGTAGTGCATGAAGGCTTTCACGGAATCACTGCAAGAAAAGAGAAGATTAAAATTAATTCTTCCGGGCTCTTGCTTTTGGGCTTCCTTCCAATAGGCGCTTTTGTTGAGCCTGATGAAATTCAATTAAAAAAAGCATACAAGAAGAGCGCCCTCAAAATCTTTGCTGCAGGGCCTCTTGCAAACCTTGCTTCAATCCCTGTTTTCCTGTTGATAGGTTCAATTATTGCTCTTGTTTTCTTTGCCCCTTTTTCAGGCTGGGCTGAAGGCATTCACGACCAGGCTGTTCTTGGAGTGAAAATTTCAGGCGTTGACAAGAACACAGGCTTTTGTGGTGATCTTTATCCTTCGCCTGCCTATGGAGTATTAGAAAAGGAAATGACAATTAAAGAAGTTAACGGAAAAAAAATTCTCGCCATGAATGATCTGACTAAGGCATTGCTTGACAATAACAAGTCTTACACTTTTGTGCTTGAAACAGAAAAGGGAGAAACAATAGAGAAAACCTTGACTAAAAACAAGATGGGGAAGTTCGGCTTTACTTCAGAGGAAATTCCCAATCCTGCTTTCACTGAACCATTAAGTTTTACTGTTTATTCTACTTTATTGCAGTTCTTCTCTGAATTCTTTTACTGGCTTGTCATTGTAAGCCTTCTGGTTGCAATAGTTAATTTCCTGCCTGTTGAGCCCTTTGATGGAGGAAAGATTGCAAAAATCATTTATTCTTCTTATATGCCTGCCTCAATTAAAGAAGCCGAGAGGGAGAAAATCATTGAAAAATTCTTTATATTCATAGTATTAATTTTAATTATACTGAATGCAATTCCTCTGTTCATGTGA
- a CDS encoding dockerin type I repeat-containing protein: MKKKLLGLVTVAIILLFFSSKFYALLDSTESEFIESFKCGDANGDGVVSVTDIVWLVNFLFKGGTAPVDMDGADANNDGKVSVTDIVWLVNFLFKGGPTPNCGPEPQPKIISPSNYEIIGGPALVSVIDDSNLSPSKIKKMKLEYSYDNVNWT; encoded by the coding sequence ATGAAAAAGAAATTATTAGGTTTGGTTACTGTTGCAATTATTTTGTTGTTCTTTTCCTCTAAGTTTTATGCACTTCTTGATTCAACTGAATCAGAGTTTATAGAATCATTCAAATGTGGCGATGCAAATGGCGATGGCGTGGTGTCAGTAACAGATATTGTTTGGCTGGTAAATTTTTTGTTTAAGGGCGGCACTGCCCCAGTGGATATGGATGGAGCAGATGCAAATAATGATGGAAAGGTGTCAGTAACAGATATTGTTTGGCTGGTAAATTTTTTGTTTAAGGGAGGTCCAACCCCAAACTGTGGTCCTGAGCCCCAGCCTAAAATAATTAGTCCTTCAAATTATGAAATAATTGGTGGTCCTGCTCTGGTTTCTGTGATAGATGACTCAAATCTTTCTCCTTCAAAAATAAAAAAAATGAAGTTAGAATATTCTTATGATAATGTTAATTGGACTTAA
- a CDS encoding DUF3378 domain-containing protein — protein sequence MEKVLNFGSKQKRQLIEILREFPQVETKNAFEELRCKAGNCTVTLYSSGKLVVQGNDCKKVTEEILQRMGLEEELVLGIDEAGRGESFGSFVVSFVLGDSNKLRELRDSKKTGNLKEKAEIVSGNALAVATVSLNSRLIDQLRNNGLNLNEIEVRIINNLVLLFDELGVKAKVKADGSRLNGTLKHVEFIVKGDDLEPVIGAASVIAKLAREESKDREHRKSWNVKEK from the coding sequence ATGGAGAAGGTTCTTAACTTTGGTTCAAAGCAGAAAAGGCAATTGATTGAAATCCTCAGGGAATTCCCTCAGGTGGAGACAAAGAATGCCTTCGAGGAATTGAGGTGCAAGGCAGGCAATTGCACTGTAACCTTGTACTCTTCAGGAAAGCTTGTAGTACAGGGCAATGACTGCAAGAAGGTCACTGAGGAAATCTTGCAGAGGATGGGTTTGGAAGAAGAACTGGTTTTAGGCATTGATGAGGCTGGAAGAGGGGAAAGCTTTGGCTCTTTTGTTGTAAGCTTTGTTTTGGGCGACAGCAATAAGTTAAGAGAGTTGAGGGACAGCAAGAAGACAGGCAACCTAAAAGAGAAAGCTGAAATTGTTTCAGGGAACGCCCTTGCAGTAGCAACTGTTTCTTTGAATTCCCGGCTCATAGACCAGTTAAGGAATAATGGACTGAACTTGAATGAAATTGAAGTCAGAATAATAAACAATCTTGTACTGCTCTTTGATGAATTAGGGGTAAAGGCAAAGGTTAAGGCTGACGGCAGCAGACTGAATGGGACATTAAAGCACGTTGAATTCATAGTGAAAGGCGACGACTTAGAGCCAGTAATAGGCGCTGCAAGCGTTATTGCAAAGCTGGCCCGAGAAGAATCCAAAGACAGAGAGCACAGGAAGAGCTGGAACGTGAAAGAGAAATAA
- a CDS encoding GTPase → MAENKRKKVIIMGAAGRDFHDFNMHFKDNKEFEVKAFTQNAKQNLGVLSKKPHRYYPKELAGKLYKKGIPIYSEKILPELIKKFDIEEVVFSYSDNSHEHVMHKASQALAAGANFVLLGAKAIMIKSKKPVIAVCAVRTGCGKSQTSRRICEILKKLGKKTVAIREPMPYGDLRKQVSIRFASYKDLEENNCTIEEREEYEPYIEEGFVIYAGVDYKKILRSAEKEAQVIVWDGGNNELSFYKPDLLVVVTDPFRLGHETLYHPGETNLLMADVVLINKVNSAPANSVKKLEENISRANPKAKILKASSVISLNQKIELKGKKVLCVEDGPTVTHGGMGFGAAFTFAENHKAKIVDPKPYAVGSIKNVFSEFAQLEKVLPAMGYSKGQLKELEKTINAVPCDLVLAGTPIDLAKIVKTNKRVIRVKYALGKEVDLELKKLIQETLKKKK, encoded by the coding sequence ATGGCAGAAAATAAAAGAAAAAAAGTAATAATAATGGGCGCAGCAGGAAGGGACTTCCATGACTTCAACATGCACTTCAAGGACAACAAAGAATTTGAAGTAAAAGCATTCACCCAGAACGCAAAGCAGAACTTAGGCGTCCTCTCAAAAAAACCTCACAGGTATTACCCGAAAGAACTTGCCGGAAAGCTCTACAAGAAAGGCATTCCAATTTATTCAGAGAAAATACTGCCAGAACTAATAAAAAAATTTGATATAGAAGAAGTTGTATTCTCTTATTCCGACAACAGCCACGAGCATGTAATGCATAAAGCCTCCCAGGCTCTTGCAGCAGGAGCAAATTTTGTCTTATTAGGAGCAAAAGCAATAATGATTAAATCAAAGAAACCAGTAATTGCAGTGTGCGCTGTAAGGACAGGCTGCGGTAAAAGCCAGACCTCAAGAAGGATTTGCGAGATACTCAAAAAATTGGGGAAGAAGACAGTTGCAATAAGAGAGCCAATGCCTTATGGAGACCTGAGAAAGCAGGTGAGCATCCGCTTTGCGTCCTATAAAGACTTGGAGGAGAATAATTGTACTATAGAGGAAAGAGAGGAATACGAGCCTTACATTGAAGAAGGATTTGTGATTTATGCTGGAGTGGATTACAAAAAAATTTTGCGTTCAGCAGAAAAAGAGGCTCAGGTAATAGTGTGGGACGGAGGCAATAACGAGCTTTCATTCTATAAACCGGATTTGCTGGTTGTAGTAACAGACCCTTTTCGTTTAGGCCATGAAACATTATATCACCCAGGAGAAACAAACCTGTTAATGGCAGATGTTGTTTTAATAAACAAGGTTAATTCTGCCCCGGCAAATTCAGTGAAAAAGCTTGAAGAGAATATTTCCAGGGCAAACCCTAAAGCAAAAATTTTAAAGGCAAGCTCAGTAATTTCCTTGAACCAAAAAATTGAATTGAAGGGAAAAAAGGTTTTATGCGTTGAGGATGGCCCTACTGTCACGCACGGGGGCATGGGCTTTGGGGCAGCATTCACTTTTGCTGAAAACCATAAAGCCAAAATAGTTGACCCAAAGCCTTATGCTGTGGGCAGCATTAAAAATGTTTTTTCTGAGTTCGCTCAATTGGAGAAAGTTCTCCCTGCAATGGGCTACAGCAAAGGGCAATTAAAAGAATTAGAAAAAACAATTAATGCAGTGCCCTGCGATTTAGTGCTTGCAGGCACCCCAATAGACCTGGCGAAAATTGTAAAGACAAACAAGAGGGTCATCCGAGTGAAATACGCCCTAGGAAAAGAGGTTGACTTAGAATTAAAAAAATTAATCCAGGAAACATTAAAGAAGAAAAAATAA
- a CDS encoding thioredoxin domain-containing protein encodes MAKKKLGFPPYVIALIVILGIALGFAGFKLISLMNENSQTGPVIEPLPKVKLILFYASECPFCDTENSIKRSFTVKKVDFEEELIDLSKEENKHYISDFNLFMVPSALVEEKTIRSYAAISPLMRQNYALVNGFYVVPESYLDSKPKNLMFFEAKCSADQNKVKVEEFADYYCYPCWKSLDAVDQLKRKFTPQLQYKFKNFSLMGQYSLYAQIAAECVRLQGQLEFNDYQQYLYKQIFSDANGNIDANKMNLFDDRWTFVQGGLGLQLTFDQQAAFEQCLDDANTLSIIEEDNKVAESYWLEYAPAFVIDCKYVLVGYENLKTAICMLHPGLDACKQE; translated from the coding sequence ATGGCAAAAAAAAAGCTTGGTTTCCCTCCATATGTAATTGCGCTGATTGTCATATTAGGCATTGCTTTAGGTTTTGCAGGATTCAAGCTTATTTCACTTATGAATGAGAACTCTCAAACAGGGCCAGTAATTGAGCCTTTGCCTAAAGTGAAATTGATTCTCTTTTATGCTTCTGAATGCCCTTTCTGCGACACAGAGAATTCAATTAAAAGGTCCTTCACTGTAAAAAAGGTTGACTTTGAAGAAGAATTGATTGACCTCTCAAAAGAGGAGAACAAGCATTATATTTCAGACTTCAATTTATTCATGGTTCCTTCTGCATTAGTAGAAGAAAAAACAATAAGGAGCTATGCGGCAATAAGCCCTTTAATGAGGCAGAACTATGCTTTAGTGAATGGTTTTTACGTTGTGCCTGAAAGCTACTTGGACAGCAAGCCAAAAAACTTGATGTTCTTTGAAGCAAAATGCAGTGCAGACCAAAATAAAGTGAAAGTGGAAGAGTTCGCAGACTATTACTGTTATCCCTGCTGGAAGTCATTGGACGCAGTAGACCAATTAAAAAGAAAATTCACTCCACAATTGCAGTACAAATTCAAGAACTTCAGTTTAATGGGGCAGTACTCCCTGTATGCACAAATTGCAGCAGAGTGCGTTAGGCTTCAAGGCCAATTAGAATTCAATGATTACCAGCAATACTTGTACAAGCAAATTTTCTCTGACGCCAATGGCAATATTGATGCAAACAAGATGAATTTGTTTGATGACAGGTGGACTTTCGTGCAAGGAGGCTTAGGCCTCCAGCTTACTTTTGACCAGCAGGCAGCTTTCGAGCAATGCCTGGATGATGCCAATACTTTAAGCATTATAGAAGAAGACAACAAGGTAGCAGAATCTTACTGGCTGGAGTATGCTCCAGCCTTTGTAATTGACTGCAAGTATGTGTTGGTTGGATATGAAAACCTTAAAACTGCAATATGCATGTTGCACCCAGGCCTTGACGCCTGCAAGCAAGAATGA
- a CDS encoding TatD family hydrolase, which translates to MLIDAHCHLYEFSDAEKIIKEAELKGVKLIISNSVDLNSMKKNLELQKSFPSVKACLGLHPSNILGMKEKEIEESVQFIEGHARECIGIGETGLDFKHATTREQKEFQKKVFGEMLSIAQKEGKAVEVHSREAQNEAIEMLKERKQEKVLLHWLSGGKEVFEKAIECNYFISFGPSVLYYSSTQKMAGLTPLELILLETDAPVEFNGIKAEPSVVKKVAVKIAEIKGLSFEEVERATYLNARKLFNL; encoded by the coding sequence ATGCTTATTGACGCTCACTGCCATTTATACGAATTTTCTGATGCAGAAAAAATAATAAAGGAAGCTGAATTGAAAGGCGTCAAACTAATTATATCTAATTCAGTTGACTTGAATTCAATGAAAAAGAATCTGGAACTCCAGAAAAGCTTTCCTTCAGTGAAAGCATGCCTTGGCCTGCATCCCTCAAACATTCTGGGAATGAAAGAAAAAGAAATAGAGGAATCAGTCCAATTCATTGAAGGCCATGCAAGAGAATGCATTGGAATAGGAGAAACAGGCCTTGACTTCAAGCACGCAACAACAAGAGAACAGAAAGAATTCCAGAAAAAAGTTTTTGGTGAAATGCTTTCAATTGCACAGAAAGAGGGGAAGGCAGTTGAAGTGCATTCAAGGGAAGCACAAAATGAAGCAATTGAAATGCTGAAGGAAAGAAAACAGGAGAAAGTCTTGTTGCACTGGCTTTCAGGCGGAAAAGAAGTATTCGAAAAGGCAATTGAATGCAATTACTTCATTTCTTTTGGCCCCAGCGTGCTCTACTATTCTTCAACCCAAAAGATGGCAGGGCTTACGCCATTAGAATTAATATTGCTTGAAACAGATGCACCAGTAGAATTCAATGGAATTAAAGCAGAGCCTTCAGTGGTGAAAAAAGTTGCAGTAAAGATTGCAGAAATAAAAGGGCTTTCCTTTGAAGAGGTTGAAAGGGCAACATATTTAAATGCAAGGAAGCTTTTCAATTTATAA
- a CDS encoding PKD domain-containing protein codes for MTVNKLPVAHATTMYNPYNNEWFFDAGTSYDSDGSITGYEWDFGDGNTGTGSIASHKYSPPGFYNASLTVTDDLGFNGTYFFVPGYDANCGCKKMTIRSTGEFDRNDYKLEKTLIKNNISSDYNKLGGFDDINWLDSKKIFFIGTFFEVQAELTDNTTDPKLCDERQKTKATRHYKNKDFNYEFLGVKCGFLSPNWCNDDYMEKNDTYKKKHYPKLIKWIDAPGTRLRKGDMNVDGYTHKSKFWAVVEGSAGKCECFFEQEAIYNVNGIKISNTIKNFNGTNCFAG; via the coding sequence GTGACAGTAAACAAACTGCCAGTAGCTCACGCTACAACAATGTACAACCCTTATAATAATGAATGGTTTTTTGACGCAGGCACTTCATATGATTCTGACGGCTCAATTACAGGCTATGAATGGGATTTTGGCGACGGCAATACAGGCACTGGGTCAATAGCATCACACAAGTATTCTCCGCCCGGATTTTATAATGCGAGTTTGACTGTTACTGATGATTTGGGTTTTAATGGAACTTATTTTTTTGTTCCGGGCTACGATGCTAACTGCGGCTGCAAGAAAATGACAATAAGAAGCACAGGAGAATTTGACAGAAATGATTACAAGTTAGAAAAAACACTTATAAAGAATAATATTTCGTCAGACTATAATAAGCTTGGTGGCTTTGATGACATTAATTGGCTTGATTCAAAAAAAATATTTTTTATTGGAACCTTTTTTGAGGTTCAAGCAGAACTAACTGATAATACAACTGACCCAAAGCTCTGCGATGAACGGCAGAAAACAAAAGCTACACGTCATTACAAAAACAAAGACTTTAACTACGAGTTTTTGGGCGTAAAGTGTGGTTTCCTTTCACCTAATTGGTGTAATGACGATTACATGGAAAAAAATGACACTTACAAGAAAAAGCATTATCCAAAATTAATTAAATGGATTGACGCCCCAGGCACTAGATTAAGGAAGGGCGACATGAATGTTGATGGATATACCCACAAATCAAAATTCTGGGCTGTAGTAGAAGGGTCAGCAGGAAAATGCGAGTGCTTTTTTGAACAAGAAGCAATTTATAATGTAAACGGAATCAAAATCTCAAATACAATAAAAAATTTCAATGGAACAAATTGTTTTGCAGGCTAA
- a CDS encoding multiprotein bridging factor aMBF1, with product MNCEICGKEAGKRVSVNIDGTIFDVCEACSKYGTKIEVPSLPKAKIEKPSLRQFNERSERDLFKTDEFLIDNYGSAVRKAREKKGLTVKEFAQKLFEKESVIHRVERNEFKPGDKLTRKIESFFGIKLKEKLKEE from the coding sequence ATGAATTGCGAGATCTGCGGGAAAGAGGCGGGAAAAAGGGTTTCGGTAAATATTGACGGAACAATTTTTGATGTATGTGAGGCCTGCTCTAAATACGGAACAAAAATTGAGGTTCCCTCCTTGCCAAAAGCAAAGATTGAAAAGCCTTCTTTGAGGCAATTTAATGAAAGGAGCGAAAGGGACTTATTCAAAACAGATGAATTTTTAATTGACAATTACGGCTCTGCAGTCAGGAAGGCCAGAGAAAAGAAAGGCCTTACAGTAAAGGAGTTCGCGCAGAAGCTCTTCGAGAAGGAGTCTGTAATCCACAGGGTTGAAAGGAATGAATTCAAGCCCGGAGACAAATTAACAAGAAAAATTGAAAGCTTTTTTGGCATAAAATTAAAGGAGAAATTGAAAGAGGAATAA
- a CDS encoding GTPase: protein MPANVSVEFERAKRKFEEARSPLEKLAALQEMRSFAPSHKGGEKLRAEISKKIALTKKDIEKQQRVKAKKGSGISFNVKKEGAGQVALLGVPNSGKSFLLNKLTNVQVEIAPYAFTTKEPQVGVMDFSGARVQLVEMPALVEGSSEGKANGNLILSAVRNADAIVFVLEERNALEQLNLLLSELDKAFIKVNRERPLIEVKHSEFFGLSISGENFLRVPKEQLKLFLRDAGYANASISLGEGADLKKVAEVLDSRNVYKKLLAVISKAEKEKPLQLLDLEGKKIDFLFFNEKELGKLKEKIFLLLDKIIVFTKKPGQPADFKDPLVLEKNSTVEVVAKRLHKELAQNLRYVKLWGSSKFSGQRVSKDYVLKDRDIIEIYS from the coding sequence ATGCCTGCAAATGTTTCAGTTGAATTCGAGAGAGCCAAAAGGAAATTCGAGGAGGCAAGAAGCCCATTAGAGAAGTTAGCTGCACTACAGGAGATGCGTTCTTTTGCTCCCTCCCATAAAGGCGGAGAAAAATTAAGGGCTGAAATAAGCAAGAAGATTGCCCTCACAAAAAAGGACATTGAAAAGCAGCAGCGCGTAAAAGCAAAGAAAGGATCGGGAATTTCTTTCAACGTAAAAAAAGAGGGTGCAGGCCAGGTTGCACTGCTTGGAGTCCCGAATTCAGGTAAAAGCTTTCTTTTGAACAAGCTCACTAATGTTCAGGTTGAAATTGCACCTTATGCTTTCACCACAAAAGAGCCTCAGGTTGGGGTAATGGATTTCTCTGGCGCAAGAGTTCAATTAGTTGAAATGCCTGCATTGGTTGAAGGCTCTTCTGAAGGAAAAGCCAATGGAAACCTTATCCTTTCTGCTGTAAGGAATGCTGACGCAATTGTCTTTGTTTTAGAAGAAAGGAATGCATTAGAGCAATTGAATTTGCTTCTCAGTGAATTGGACAAAGCCTTCATTAAAGTGAACAGGGAAAGACCATTGATTGAGGTGAAGCACTCGGAATTCTTTGGCTTGAGCATTTCAGGAGAAAACTTCCTTAGAGTTCCTAAAGAGCAATTAAAGTTATTTCTCAGAGATGCAGGCTATGCCAATGCAAGCATTTCCTTAGGGGAAGGGGCTGATTTAAAGAAAGTTGCTGAGGTTCTGGATTCAAGGAACGTGTACAAGAAGCTTCTTGCAGTAATCTCTAAAGCAGAAAAAGAAAAGCCATTGCAATTGCTTGACCTGGAGGGAAAAAAAATTGATTTCCTTTTCTTCAACGAAAAAGAATTAGGCAAATTAAAAGAAAAGATTTTCCTGCTTTTAGACAAAATAATTGTTTTCACAAAAAAGCCTGGGCAGCCAGCAGACTTCAAGGACCCTTTGGTACTGGAAAAAAATTCTACTGTTGAAGTTGTCGCGAAAAGGTTGCACAAAGAGCTCGCCCAGAATTTAAGGTATGTGAAATTATGGGGCTCAAGCAAATTCTCAGGCCAGAGGGTCAGCAAAGACTATGTTCTTAAAGACAGGGACATAATAGAAATCTACTCGTGA
- a CDS encoding ZPR1 zinc finger domain-containing protein has product MKTYSMKVPCPVCSGNALMTYSFHSVPHYGKTLFSNLHCRKCNFNLNDVQSAQARKPAKYEIKIDSKKDLRTKIVRSSSSLLKIKELGIEVKPGPYSEGYITNIEGVLERVQEALSSLAGLEGQKTQKQKVNKMLEKISKAKNAEIKFTVELIDLQGNGAIPGKKAVKKELKK; this is encoded by the coding sequence ATGAAGACTTATTCAATGAAAGTGCCGTGCCCTGTCTGTTCTGGAAATGCCTTGATGACTTATTCTTTTCATTCAGTCCCCCATTACGGTAAAACCCTGTTCTCTAATCTGCACTGCAGGAAATGCAACTTCAATTTGAATGACGTGCAAAGCGCTCAAGCAAGAAAGCCTGCGAAATATGAAATAAAGATTGATTCAAAAAAAGATTTAAGGACAAAAATTGTGAGGTCAAGCTCTTCCCTTCTTAAAATAAAAGAATTGGGCATTGAAGTAAAGCCAGGGCCTTACAGCGAAGGCTATATCACCAACATTGAAGGCGTCCTTGAAAGAGTGCAGGAAGCCTTATCCTCCCTTGCAGGCCTTGAAGGCCAGAAAACCCAGAAACAAAAAGTAAACAAAATGCTCGAAAAAATAAGCAAAGCCAAAAACGCAGAAATAAAATTCACAGTAGAATTAATTGACCTTCAGGGCAACGGAGCCATACCCGGAAAAAAAGCAGTAAAAAAAGAATTAAAGAAATAA
- a CDS encoding PIN domain-containing protein, with product MRLYLDSNVLISYLRSEIDKAFNVRFQSSEKFFAACGLLKTELVISQLFLVEIKKKVFSEEKGIKQLFEDFGIKTTIINNVEKDKVLKIMKETEIHFADATHIANAVEYNCEYISTTVSIL from the coding sequence ATGAGATTATACCTTGACTCTAATGTGCTGATTTCTTATCTGCGAAGCGAAATAGACAAAGCATTTAATGTGAGGTTTCAGTCAAGTGAAAAATTTTTTGCTGCATGCGGCCTGCTTAAAACTGAGTTAGTTATTTCACAACTTTTTCTGGTTGAAATAAAGAAAAAAGTGTTTTCAGAGGAAAAAGGTATTAAACAATTATTTGAAGATTTTGGAATAAAAACAACTATAATAAATAATGTTGAAAAAGATAAAGTTCTAAAAATAATGAAAGAAACCGAAATACATTTTGCGGATGCAACACATATCGCAAATGCGGTAGAGTACAACTGTGAGTATATTAGTACAACTGTGAGTATATTATAA
- the fen gene encoding flap endonuclease-1 has product MGTAIGDLLEKKEIELEELSGKKLGIDSFNIIYQFLSTIRSQEGEPLMDSQGRITSHLTGLFYRTANLLQKEIKPVFVFDGEPHELKASTREERKKVKDEAKKKLEQAKKEGRKEDIKKYAQQTSVLSEEMIGEAKKLIKALGLPTIDAPMDGEAQVAVMVEKGECFGCVSQDYDALLYGAPLLLRNITVTGRRKLPGKNIYIDVLPEKIYLKETLEKLGIDRRKLIWIGILVGTDFNEKFPKIGPKTALGLVKKFDSFEEIIKESKHEPEFDYREMEEIFLKPAYSPDFRIEFRQPDRQKIIELLVEEHNFSRERVENTINKISEKIEQEGEQSSLKKWF; this is encoded by the coding sequence ATGGGCACTGCAATAGGCGACCTCTTGGAGAAAAAGGAAATCGAATTAGAAGAGCTTTCAGGCAAGAAATTGGGCATAGACTCATTCAATATTATTTACCAGTTTCTTTCCACTATACGCTCGCAGGAAGGCGAACCATTAATGGACTCGCAGGGCAGGATTACCTCGCACCTCACAGGCTTATTCTACAGGACAGCCAATTTGCTGCAGAAGGAAATAAAGCCTGTCTTTGTATTTGATGGAGAGCCCCACGAGCTCAAGGCAAGCACAAGAGAGGAAAGAAAGAAAGTGAAAGATGAAGCCAAAAAAAAATTAGAGCAAGCAAAAAAGGAAGGCAGAAAAGAAGACATAAAGAAGTACGCACAGCAGACCTCAGTCCTCTCAGAGGAAATGATTGGAGAAGCAAAAAAGCTGATAAAAGCATTAGGCCTTCCAACCATTGACGCTCCAATGGACGGAGAAGCACAGGTTGCAGTAATGGTGGAGAAAGGAGAATGCTTTGGCTGTGTCTCCCAGGATTATGACGCCCTGCTTTATGGGGCTCCATTGCTCTTGCGCAATATTACAGTAACAGGGAGAAGAAAGCTTCCAGGAAAAAACATTTACATTGATGTACTCCCAGAAAAAATTTATTTGAAAGAAACACTGGAGAAGCTGGGCATTGACAGAAGGAAATTAATATGGATTGGAATCCTTGTTGGAACAGACTTCAACGAAAAGTTCCCTAAGATTGGACCGAAAACTGCCTTGGGGTTAGTGAAGAAGTTTGATTCATTTGAAGAAATAATAAAAGAATCAAAGCACGAGCCGGAATTCGATTACAGGGAGATGGAAGAAATTTTCCTGAAGCCTGCTTATTCCCCTGATTTCAGGATTGAATTCAGGCAGCCTGACAGGCAGAAGATAATTGAACTCCTTGTAGAAGAACACAACTTCAGCAGGGAGAGAGTGGAAAACACAATAAACAAGATTTCAGAAAAAATAGAACAGGAAGGAGAACAGTCTTCGCTCAAGAAATGGTTTTAA
- a CDS encoding class III signal peptide-containing protein, translating into MEQKAQGALEYLLLLGSAVLIAAVVVVVLTQLTDLTKGKAQNPSQTH; encoded by the coding sequence ATGGAGCAAAAAGCGCAAGGCGCATTAGAATACCTGCTTTTATTAGGCTCTGCAGTGCTCATAGCAGCAGTTGTTGTAGTAGTATTAACGCAATTGACTGACTTAACAAAAGGCAAGGCACAAAACCCCTCCCAAACGCACTAA